In one Acomys russatus chromosome X, mAcoRus1.1, whole genome shotgun sequence genomic region, the following are encoded:
- the Tceal1 gene encoding transcription elongation factor A protein-like 1 — translation MENSCKEKEEEPQSTLKNVEEQPPVEQSPESQCSEDEQSSEDLSSEEQSSEEEFFPEELLPELLPEMLLSEARPPPPPQECLSEKNLFQDRIPMEQPPCGVGKHKLEEGSFKERLARSRPQFRGNIHGRNLSNEEMIQAADELEEMKRVRNKLMIMHWKAKRSRPYHI, via the coding sequence ATGGAAAACTcatgcaaagaaaaggaagaggaaccACAGAGCACTCTAAAGAACGTTGAAGAGCAGCCCCCTGTGGAGCAGTCTCCTGAAAGTCAGTGTTCTGAGGACGAGCAGTCCTCTGAGGATCTGTCCTCAGAGGAGCAGTCCTCCGAGGAGGAATTCTTTCCTGAAGAGCTTCTGCCTGAGCTGCTGCCAGAGATGCTGCTGTCTGAAGctcgccctcctcctcctccgcagGAGTGCCTCTCAGAGAAGAACCTGTTCCAGGACCGTATTCCCATGGAGCAACCTCCCTGTGGGGTGGGCAAACACAAGCTAGAGGAAGGGAGTTTCAAAGAAAGGCTGGCCCGGTCCCGCCCTCAGTTTAGAGGAAACATACATGGCAGAAATTTAAGTAATGAAGAAATGATACAGGCAGCGGATGAGTTGGAAGAGATGAAGAGAGTACGAAATAAACTGATGATAATGCATTGGAAGGCAAAACGGAGCCGCCCTTACCATATTTAA